A genomic region of Echeneis naucrates chromosome 24, fEcheNa1.1, whole genome shotgun sequence contains the following coding sequences:
- the LOC115037918 gene encoding protein FAM177A1-like isoform X2 → MADISLYLTNVNVSVGQDMAVEQTPSPGLSKDFESVELGEHEKREEEQQQREKAPRRIIHFSSGETMEEYSTDEEEGEDKEPERKDLLSSPVDASKMTWGPYVWFHMWRAATSTISACDYLGERMASLFGITSAKYQYAIDEYYRIKKEREEEKEENRLSEEAERSFDQFESQVDEDEPITMTDQVELSATASTAAHPEVTYKIEDESQVLSSTIRVPAIVTAT, encoded by the exons atGGCCGATATCTCCCTTTATCTCACCAACGTCAATGTGTCCGTGGGACAGGACATGGCCGTGGAGCAG ACTCCAAGTCCAGGCCTGAGTAAGGACTTTGAGAGTGTGGAGCTGGGGGAgcatgaaaagagagaggaggagcagcagcagagggagaaggCTCCTCGCAGGATCATCCATTTCTCCAGTGGCGAGACCATGGAGGAGTACAGCACTgacgaggaggagggagaggacaaGGAGCCAGAGAGGAAAGACCTGCTGTCCTCTCCGGTTGATGCG TCAAAGATGACATGGGGTCCATATGTCTGGTTCCACATGTGGAGAGCTGCCACATCCACCATCTCAG CATGTGACTACCTTGGGGAGAGGATGGCCTCCCTCTTTGGGATTACATCAGCCAAATATCAGTACGCCATCGATGAATACTACAGGATAAAGAAAGAG agggaggaagagaaggaggaaaaccGGCTGTCAGAAGAGGCAGAACGATCCTTCGACCAGTTTGAATCTCAGGTAGACGAGGACGAGCCAATCACCATGACAGACCAAGTGGAGCTGTCTGCCACAGCCTCTACCGCCGCTCATCCTGAAGTGACCTATAAGATTGAGGATGAAAGTCAGGTGCTTTCAAGCACCATCAGAGTCCCAGCTATTGTTACAGCAACCTAA
- the LOC115037918 gene encoding protein FAM177A1-like isoform X1: MADISLYLTNVNVSVGQDMAVEQTPSPGLSKDFESVELGEHEKREEEQQQREKAPRRIIHFSSGETMEEYSTDEEEGEDKEPERKDLLSSPVDAVRSKMTWGPYVWFHMWRAATSTISACDYLGERMASLFGITSAKYQYAIDEYYRIKKEREEEKEENRLSEEAERSFDQFESQVDEDEPITMTDQVELSATASTAAHPEVTYKIEDESQVLSSTIRVPAIVTAT; the protein is encoded by the exons atGGCCGATATCTCCCTTTATCTCACCAACGTCAATGTGTCCGTGGGACAGGACATGGCCGTGGAGCAG ACTCCAAGTCCAGGCCTGAGTAAGGACTTTGAGAGTGTGGAGCTGGGGGAgcatgaaaagagagaggaggagcagcagcagagggagaaggCTCCTCGCAGGATCATCCATTTCTCCAGTGGCGAGACCATGGAGGAGTACAGCACTgacgaggaggagggagaggacaaGGAGCCAGAGAGGAAAGACCTGCTGTCCTCTCCGGTTGATGCGGTGAGG TCAAAGATGACATGGGGTCCATATGTCTGGTTCCACATGTGGAGAGCTGCCACATCCACCATCTCAG CATGTGACTACCTTGGGGAGAGGATGGCCTCCCTCTTTGGGATTACATCAGCCAAATATCAGTACGCCATCGATGAATACTACAGGATAAAGAAAGAG agggaggaagagaaggaggaaaaccGGCTGTCAGAAGAGGCAGAACGATCCTTCGACCAGTTTGAATCTCAGGTAGACGAGGACGAGCCAATCACCATGACAGACCAAGTGGAGCTGTCTGCCACAGCCTCTACCGCCGCTCATCCTGAAGTGACCTATAAGATTGAGGATGAAAGTCAGGTGCTTTCAAGCACCATCAGAGTCCCAGCTATTGTTACAGCAACCTAA